The following is a genomic window from uncultured Draconibacterium sp..
TGGTAACAGGAGTTACTTTTGCCTTAGTTGCTTTTTCATTACCACTGGATCATTTTTTTGCGTATTCGATAGGTTTATTGGCAATCATAGCCATAAGTGGAGCAACACACGATATTGCCTGCGATGGTGTTTATATGAATGTTTTGTCTCGCGACAAGCAGGCTGAATATATTGGTTGGCAGGGCGCGGCTTATAATTTGGCAAAAGTATTAACAGCTGGAGGATTGGTTTATCTGGCAGGTCAGTTAGAAGAACATTTTGGGGTATTGCATGCATGGATGACCGTAATGGGAATTTATGGCGTGGTAATGGTTGTTCTTGCATTGTATCATATTCGTATGTTGCCATCGGGTGGCGCTGCTACTGAAGTAACATCAATGAAAGAAGGTTTCAATACCTTGTGGGATGTTATCCGAACATTTTTCCAGAAAAAATATATTGTTTGGTACATTGCGTTTATTGTGATCTATCGTTTTGCCGAAGGTTTTGCCATTAAAATTGCACCTCTGTTTTTTAAAGCTGCCGTTGCCGATGGCGGTCTTGGTTTAACCACCTCACAAATTGGAGTAGTTTACGGTATTTTTGGAGCTGCAGCTTTTGTGCTAGGTTCGATTCTTGCCGGATATTTTATTGCCAATCGAGGTTTAAGAAAATCGCTGTTTACAATGGTTTGCATCTTCAATATTCCGTTTGCTGTTTATGCTTATTTAGCAATAGCTCAGCCGGAAAGTATTTACATTATTGGTGCAGCAGTTGTTTTTGAGTATTTCGGGTATGGTTTCGGATTTGTCGGTCTTACCCTGTTTATGATGCAGCAAGTTGCACCGGGCAAGTACAAAATGGCGCACTATGCTTTTGCATCAGGAATAATGAACCTAGGCTTTATGTTACCCGGACTTATCAGCGGTTTTATGAGCGACTGGCTGGGGTATCGTCTGTTCTTTATCTGGGTATTGATAGCTACCATTCCTGCTTTTGTCGGAGCAAAATTAGTTCCGTTTACCTATCCTGATAAAGAGAAAAAAGAAGAGTAGAAAACATGGAAAAAGGTAAATAATAGAACACGTAGAAAACAATTGTTTCCTACCGTTTTCAATAGTGTTCTTTTTATGTAAAATAATTATCAATTAATAATCAATATAAAAATGAGTTTAAATCAACAAATACCATGGGAAAATCGGCCCGAAGGCTCAACTGATGTAATGTGGCGTTATTCTAAAAATCCGGTTATTGGACGTTATCATATTCCTTCGTCAAACAGTATATTTAACAGTGCTGTTGTACCTTATAAAAATGGTTATGCAGGGGTTTTCCGTTGCGATAACAAAGCGGTTCAGATGAATATTTTTGCAGGTTTCAGTAAAGATGGAATTAACTGGAATATTGAGCACAAACCGATTGTGACCGAAGCCGGTAATACAAAGATGATTGAATCTGAATACAAATACGATCCGCGTGTTACATTTATCGAAGACCGCTATTGGATTACTTGGTGCAACGGTTATCACGGACCGACAATTGGCATTGCTTATACTTTCGATTTTAAAATATTTTATCAATGCGAAAATGCATTTCTGCCGTTTAATCGTAATGGGGTTCTATTTCCGCAAAAAATAAATGGTAAATATGCGATGTTAAGTCGTCCGAGCGACAACGGACATACGCCTTTTGGTGACATTTACATCAGTTATAGTCCAGACATGAAATACTGGGGCGAACATCGTTGTGTGATGAAAGTAACTCCTTTTGCTGAAAGTGCATGGCAGTGTACAAAAATTGGTGCCGGTTCTGTGCCAATTCTTACAGAAGAAGGCTGGTTGTTGTTTTATCACGGAGTAATTAATACCTGTAACGGCTTCCGATACTCAATGGGTGCTGCCATTTTAGATGCAGAGAATCCAGAAAAAGTACTTTACCGTACACAGACTTACCTGTTGTCTCCGGCAGCTTCTTACGAATTAGCCGGAGATGTCCCAAATGTAATATTTCCTTGTGCTGCCCTAAGCGATGATGAAAAACTTGCTGTCTATTATGGTGCTGCCGATACCGTTGTGGGAATGGCTTTTGGCTACAAACATGAAATTTTGGATTTTATTAAAAATAATTCATTATAAATGAACACTAATGTAAACTTATAGAGGTTGAGAAGCAATTTATCAATCTTTTGGAAGAAATTCGAACAGAAAAATATCTATCATAGATATTAAAATAAAGCAAGTGTAGAAATTGAAAAAAGATCTTTTTGTATAAAAACGAATATTCAGAAAGATTTAACAGCACATTTACAATTCGCACAAGCCAACACACAAACCCAAAAATTACAAGAAAGCTGTTCCCGCCCCGCACTTCACCTAAAACAAGTATCCAACACCATTCCCTGTCACAAATAGCGAGTTCACTCCCTAAAAAATACCAACATTATGGGATTGCACCCTCTTTTTCTCATTGGTAATTTTGTCCGCTGAACTATGGTTCGATAAGGACTTAAATTATTCAACACATAACCAAATGAAAAAAAGATTCTATTTATTAATCTATTTTATGGCTTTTGCTTTTGCAAATGGCTACGCACAAAGCAACAATTCGGAAACAAGCATAGAAAAAGAAAACCGTCTGACCCTTGGCGGATATGGCGAAGCGGTGATGAGCCGTATGTTTTACAGTAGTAATTACAAGCGATATACCGATGCCGAAACCTATGCCAATGACGACGGTTACGGACAATTCGATTTGCCCCACGTGGTGTTTTTTGTAGGATACGATTTTGGCAAAGGATGGACAATGCAAAGCGAGATAGAATTCGAACACGGAGGCACCGAATCGGCAATTGAAATAGAGGAAGAAGAAACCGGGGAATACGAAAGCGAAGTGGAAAGAGGTGGCGAAGTGGCTTTAGAACAATTTTGGATTCAGAAAAGTTTTTCCCCGGCTTTTAACCTCCGAATGGGACATTTTGTCGTTCCGGTAGGACTAACCAATCAACATCATATGCCTACCGAATTTTTCACCGTTTACCGCCCCGAAGGTGAAAACACCATTCTGCCGTGCACCTGGCACGAAACAGGTGTTAGCCTGTGGGGAAAAAACAAACAATGGCGTTACGAAGTACAGTTTGTAGCTGGACTTGATGCCGACCGTTTTGGTTCGTCAACGTGGATTAAGGGCGGAACAGGAAGTCCTTACGAATTTAAGATGGCAACCAGTTATGCTGGCGTTTTGCGTATCGATAATTATTCAGTCAAAAACTTGCGCTGGGCAGTGAGTGGATACATCGGAAACAGTGCAAAAAACACCCTTTCGCCCAGTAAGTTCGAAGATATAAACGGCACGGTTTGCATCGGTGCTCTCGACTTTCATTATCAAACCGACAATATAATTATCCGCGGCAACGTCGATTACGGACACCTTTCCGATTCCGAAGCCATTACCTCTGCAAATAAAAGTATGCGCCAAGATTCACCATCGCCCAGCCAACCGGTAGCTTCTGATGCTATCGCAACAGGTATTGAAGCCGGGTACAACATTGGTTCATTTTTCGATAAAATACCAATGGATAATCAACTTTTCATATTTGGACGTTACGACTATTACGATTCGATGTTAAAAACACAGGGAAGCGTAGTGGACAATGAATGTTGGGGACGACAAAAAGTGAGCTTTGGGCTAAACTACAAACCGCTTCGCGACATTGTGATAAAAGCCGAATATTCTCACCGAATTCTTGAAAGCCAATACAACAACGAAGACACGTTCAGTGTGAGTATTGCTTATGCAGGATTTTTTAATAAATAACCAAAAATAACAACAATGAAAAAATTAAATTTACTATTTTATTTCTTTATCGCAGGAGCGATGACACTAGGATTTACATCGTGCGATGACGATGATGATGACATCACAGGAGACGGTTTAGATTCTAAAAAAACAGAAGTTATCACACAATGTGTAAACAACGTAATTGTAACTACTTATAGCAATCTGGCAGATGCATCTGTCGATTTACACAACGCTTGTGCTACGCTAAAAAACAACCTTACTCAGGATAATATTGATGCTGCTGCTACAGCGTGGACTACTGCCCGTAAATATTGGGAACAAAGCGAGGCTTTTCTTTATGGAGCTGCATCGGACTACAACATCGACCCACATATCGATTCGTGGCCATTAGACCAAAGTCAGTTAGACCTTGCCCTTGCCAATGAAACATTAATCGGCAATATGGAAACCGATGGATGTAACTTCGATGGATTTTCTACACTTGGTTACGGATTGTTAGGTTTTCACGCTGTTGAATATATGATTTTCCGCGATGGAGATGCTCGTAATGTTGATGGTGGTACCGATTTTGATGGTGAAAAATATGCAGCACTAAGTTCCGAAGAACTGATTTACTGTGCTGCTGTTGCCGAAGATTTGCGTAACCAATGTATCCGATTAGAAGCCAGTTGGGCTGGAATTGACAACATTACATCTGCCAAACAAACCATTTTGGAAGATGCCGAGCTTGAACCGTCAATGGATTATGGCAAAGCAATGGAAACTGCCGGCGAATCGGGCAATGTATTATACAAAACTCAGATTGCCGCTTATGTGCAAATCTTGCAGGGAGCTTCAGATATCTCCGACGAAGTTGGCAATACCAAAATTACTGACCCCGTAAACAGTGGTGATGTTTTGGACGTAGAATCGTGGTACAGTTGGAATTCAATCGACGATTTTGCCGATAATATGCGCAGTGTTCAATATGCTTATTTGGGCAATACATCGAGTACTGCAATTGATGCTTCGGTGAGTACTTATGTAAAATCACTTGACAAAACACTCGACAGCGAAATACAAACCGCAATAGCAACAGCCATCAGCAAAATTGAAGCAATGCCGGCTCCATTCCGTAATAACTTAACCGAATCAGCTTCAGCATCGGCAAAAGCAGCTTGTAACACTGTTATGGACAAACTAGAAGAAGCCATTACGTTGATTCAGGAATAAAATATTTTGTAATGACAACATAAAATTCGTCATACAAAAAAGAACAAAACCTCAGGTAGTTATTAATTGCCTGAGGTTGCATATATAAAAAAATGACACTATGAAATTCAGATATTTAATTTTTATGAGCATCATTATCTCTCTATTGGCATCGTGTAGCGATGATGATGATATTATAGGTGGTGATGACGATGGCAAAGAAACCGAATTGTCTGCCGAATGGTATGCCGGAGGAAAGCTAGGAACAACGTTCAATATTTCGTCTAGTGCTTACGAACAACCAACTCCTGCCATTGAAAATGCGGGGTTGGAAGCTGAATTTAAGGTAGGAGAAGGTTTTTTCGAAGATATTTTTGTAACCACCGACCCAAGCGAGAGCCCGATGGGCGGATTAGGTCCGCTGTGGTTACGCACCAGTTGTATTGCTTGTCATCCCGGCTACGGACACGGAAAACGTCAAACCGAATACGATTCCAACGAAACAGGAAATGGCTATTTGTTGGTAATTACCGATAATTCCGACACGTATTTAAGCTCACTTACCGGAATGCCACAAACCCAAGCCGTTGAGCCGTTTACTCCACCTGTTGACGAAACACAAATCACTATCAATTGGTTGTCTCACACCGATGAATGGGGAAACACATTTCCCGATGGAGAAACCTACCAATTGATATATCCCGAAGTAACGATTCCCGAAGAAGCTTTTTACGTGCCGTTAGAAGTTACCAAAAACGGTGTTACATCAACTGTGCCTTATTCCGATATCATCGTTCGTTTAGAATCAACAATTGGAATTTACGGTTCAGGATTATTGGATGCCATACCAGACGATTCGCTTAAAGCACAATACATTAAAGAGTCGGCTCACGCTACATTAAACCCTGCCTTTTTTGCCGGTGGCGAATGGGTTAAACAGTATAAAAACACCAAACAAGGCGATGGAGAAGAACATCCCTACCGTTTTACTTACGGTTTAACTCGTGGACCATTGCAAGATGGACCGGGTTCTAATGCAATTTGGAATATCACTAATGTAACACGGAACAATCGTCGTTATCATTATATGACAAAAACATATGCAACAACAGCATCGCAAGACCCCGATGTTCAAGAAAAATTCTACACTTATTTCCCCGACTTTAATGTTACAGGTAATGTCGAAAAAGACATTTACAACTATCTGTTGTGCGACACTCTACCTGTTGAAATGACCGATGATGACTATTCTGACTTGATGGTTTGGCACAGAGGGTTAGCTGTTCCCGCAGCTCGTGATTTGGACGATGAAAATGTTCAAATGGGTAAGGAATTATTTACCGAAATAGGTTGTGCATCGTGCCACCGTCCATCGTGGACAACAGGCAATGACGATGTTTACGACCCCAATTTATTCTTCTCGCGTGGCGATGCTCGTTTGCCAAATTATCCCAATCAAACCATTTGGCCATATACCGATTTGGTACAACACAGATTGCATATGGAAAACGATATTCGCACAGGTTGGTGTCGTACTACGCCGCTTTGGGGACGAGGGCTGAGTCAGATTTGTACCGGAGCAGCCGACCGATTGCACGATTCTAGAGCACGTAATGTAATTGAAGCCATTATGTGGCACGGAAATTCCCAAAGTGATGCACGTTGGTCTGTCGAAAAATTTCGTGAATTAAGCTCGGAAGAACGCAATGCCGTTGTGGCATTTATTAATGCGATATAAAAAATAACATCAATGAAATAAACAAGAGAATCGAGTCAAATGGGCTTTGTTCTCTTGTTATGTATTATGAAGAATTTGAAAAAAATCAGTTTCGGACTGCTCGCAATAATGGTCGTAGTATTAGCATCGGCAACAATTATCGAACAGTTAAAAGGAACATCTTTTGTAGCTCATCACATTTACGGCTCAGTGTGGTTTGTTATTTTTTGGGCGGTTTTGGCAATATTCGCCTTGTTTTATCTGCTCAAAATGAAATTGCAACGCAAGCACATCGTTTTTCTTCTTCATATTGCTTTTTTAGTAATTCTTTTAGGTGCATTTATTACGTGGATTAGCGGCAAAAGCGGCAGCATTCATCTTCGTCAGGGAAAAACAAGTAACAGTTACATTCAGAAAAACGGCAACCTTAACGAGCTTCCGTTTTCAATCGAATTGAACGGATTTAATGTCAATTATTATCCGGGCACACAAACCCCACAGGATTTCGAAAGTCGGATAATCCTGACTGACAGCAACAAAAAGACGCTTTCTGAAACAGTGTCAATGAACAATATTGTATCCTTCAAAGGTTATCGGTTTTATCAATCGGGCTACGACAACGATGGTTTGGGAACGCGACTTTCGGTATCGCACGACCCAATTGGCATTGCCGTTACTTATGCAGGGTATGTTTTATTATTGCTCTCGTTTGTGTTGTATTTCTTTGGAAAAAAGAGCCGATTTAGAGAATTGCTTCATCATCCTTTGCTGAAAAATACAGCACTTGTTATCTTGCTTCTGTTTGGCACAATGGGTGTTCGGGCAGCAAGCAATAACGCTACTCCAAAAGTTTTGCCCAAAGATGTAGCTGCCGAGTTTTGCGATTTATACGTTTATTACAACGGTCGTATTTGTCCGCTTCAAACCCTTGCTAACGATTTTACGCTCAAACTCTACGGAAAATCATCGTACAAAAATCTCACTCCGGAACAGTTTTTTACTGGATGGTTATTTTACTATTCGAGTTGGAAAAAGCAGGAGGTAATCAAGATAAAAAGCAAAGCAGTGCAAAACCTTTTAGGCATTGACGGGAAATATGCCTCGTTCGATGATTTTTTCACCAATGAAAATGCCTACCAACTTGAACCCGAATTGCTGAAAATATTTAAAGGCGAAACCGTTGCCGATGAAAAAGGCATAAAAGAAGCCGATGAAAAATTCAACATTATCAGTATGTTGTATGCAGGCGAATTGACAAAAATATTTCCATATGCAAACTCGGAACAGACTTTAAACTGGTATGCCACCAATAGTCAATTGCCAAAAGAATTGGATGGTGACACCTATATTTTCATCCGCCGTTCGATGGATTATATGCGCGAAATGCTAATGAAAAAAGAGTACTCCAATGTTGTAGAATTAACACACAAACTGAAAGAATACCAAACCAAACAAGCTGGCAATTTGCTCCCATCGAACACGGCTTACAACGCCGAAAAACTTTACAATAAATAGACTACACCAAATATTTGGCAATGCTCTTTGTTACCATCGGCATTGTGGGATTTGTTTATTTTATCCGCCGATTAATTAAAGTAAAACCGGCATCGAGACCAGCCATTTGGGTATTTAATACCATTATCCTCTGCGGATTCATTTACCTCACGGTTTTTATTGCGTTACGAGGCATTGTTAGCCAACATTTTCCGGCATCGAATGGTTACGAAACAATGCAATTTTTGGCGTGGGCATCGTTGTTAGTATCGTTGTTTTTACAAAAAAAACTCCGAATGGTTTTGCCTTTCGGACTATTATTGGGCGGTCTTGCCCTGATGGTCTCAATGATGGGACGCAGCAATCCGCAAATTACTCACTTAATGCCGGTATTGTCGTCACCCCTTTTAAGTATTCACGTAATGACCATAATGGTGTCGTACCTGCTGTTTGCCTTTATGATGTTTAACGGAATAGCCGCAATCATCCTCCGATTTTCGCAAAACAAAAACTTCTTTCCCATCGAGCAACTGCAAATTATCAGTCAGCTGATACTCTACCCTGCGGTATTTCTATTGGCAACAGGCACTTTTATCGGAGCAGTTTGGGCAAACGTATCGTGGGGGCGCTATTGGGGTTGGGATCCCAAAGAAGTATGGGCATTAATCACGCTGCTTATCTATTCCTTTCCGCTGCACACACGCTCACTGAAACGCCTCCAGCAACCAATGACCTTTCATATTTTTATGGTTATTGCTTTCTTTTCGGTGTTGTTTACCTATTTTGGTGTCAACTTTTTACTTGGCGGTATGCATAGCTATGCGGGGTAAAATGATAAATCATATATTTCGTTTCTAAAAAATACGGGATTTAAATCCGTTAAAGTCGACTTAAAATAAAAAAGGGTTGGATATAGTAAAACAACGAAATGAGTAAATACAAATATAAGGATATAGCTTCTGAATATGATAATATGGTAAAACAATACAATTGGGAAGCTCCTGAAATGATTTATAAGTATTTGTCAATGGTTGTTCAAAAGCACACCAAGATGTTGGACATTGGTGCTGGGACAGGCATTAGTTCTGAACGATTTCGTGACAAGCAAGTTGAAATATACGAACTAGACAATTCTAATGAACTGATAAAGGTTTGTAAATCAAAGGGGATATTTAAAGAAGTTCTTTTAATTGATATCTTAAAAGACCGATTACCTTATCCCGATTTGACATTTGATTATGTAGTATGTAGCGGAGTTTTCCACTTTTTTTCTTACCTAGAGGATATTTTGAGAGAGTCTTCAATGTGCTAAAAAAAGGTGGTTATTTCACCTTTACAGTTATTGATAACAACGAAAATAATGATCCTTTCCTTTCTAAGCCTTCCAATGGAACAGAAGTATTCCATCACAGTTATGATTATATAAACTCTTTAAGAAAGAGATTTGACTTTATGATATATGAAGAGCAAAATTTTAAAGCGATAAAGGATTTAAATACCAAGGAGACACTTGATTATAAACTAATAATTTTGAAAAAAGAATAATTACTACGCACAACACCATTCTGCCCCGTCCTAAGAGTATGGATAAAAATGAAATCGGAAATAGCTCGATTTTCTTTTCAGAACTTTCTATTTTAATCTAATAAGTAAAGTTCTTTAAAAGGGACCGATAAGGTGACCTTCAAAATCCAGGACAAAGTAAATCATTGATGTAAAAACATAAAGGGATTAGGTTCGAGTCCTGTCATCCGACTAAGAAGAAAGCCTTTCGCATATGCGGAGGGCTTTTTTGTTTGTAATAAAACAGAAACCTGTTTCATCGAAGTTGAAAAAAGAAAAGCGCAGTGAATAAAATCAACAAGGCTCTTTTTGAGCATCCTTCCCTATTTTAGGATTCATTTTAAATAAATTCGCCCCAACTCTTTAAGCACTGATATTCAATAAATTAATTATTCTTCTTTTTATTCCTTCTTTGGATTTGGTTAGCTCACCTGATTCTGTTCGTTGCAAGATAGCCTCATCATACTTCTTCAGCCAGCATAAATTCAATTCCATGCATTAGCCCATCCAACTCGGCCAGCCCTTTTAACCGGCCAATTAACGGATATCCGGGATTGTAATTGTATTTGTAGTCGTCCATTATTCTGATACCGTGATCCGGCCTAACAGGCATCTTAACATCGCTTCTACCTGCTTGTATTCTGCGCTTCTGCTCTTTTATCAATGCATACATTATTTTCATCATATTCTGCGAACCGGTTAAATGCCCCGATTCGTAAAAACTGCCATCCTCAAGCAGCAGGGTATTTCGTAAATGAACAAAATGAATACGGTCATGGGTTTTTTCGATCACCTCCAACAAGTCGTTTTCTTTTCGTGCAGAGAGCGATCCGGCACAAAAAGTTACGCCGTTGTTTGGAGAAGTGTTTGCTTTAAAAAGCCACTCGTAGTCCTCTAGCTGACCAATAATACGCGGTAGTCCCAATACCGGAAACGGTGGATCATCAGGATGGATGGCCAG
Proteins encoded in this region:
- a CDS encoding MFS transporter; amino-acid sequence: MSVKEEKIIHPAKWVPTAYFAMGLPYIAIAQASVLMFQSFGISDALIAFWTSLIMLPWTLKPFWSPILEMFKTKKYFVVGTQLVTGVTFALVAFSLPLDHFFAYSIGLLAIIAISGATHDIACDGVYMNVLSRDKQAEYIGWQGAAYNLAKVLTAGGLVYLAGQLEEHFGVLHAWMTVMGIYGVVMVVLALYHIRMLPSGGAATEVTSMKEGFNTLWDVIRTFFQKKYIVWYIAFIVIYRFAEGFAIKIAPLFFKAAVADGGLGLTTSQIGVVYGIFGAAAFVLGSILAGYFIANRGLRKSLFTMVCIFNIPFAVYAYLAIAQPESIYIIGAAVVFEYFGYGFGFVGLTLFMMQQVAPGKYKMAHYAFASGIMNLGFMLPGLISGFMSDWLGYRLFFIWVLIATIPAFVGAKLVPFTYPDKEKKEE
- a CDS encoding glycoside hydrolase family 130 protein, whose product is MSLNQQIPWENRPEGSTDVMWRYSKNPVIGRYHIPSSNSIFNSAVVPYKNGYAGVFRCDNKAVQMNIFAGFSKDGINWNIEHKPIVTEAGNTKMIESEYKYDPRVTFIEDRYWITWCNGYHGPTIGIAYTFDFKIFYQCENAFLPFNRNGVLFPQKINGKYAMLSRPSDNGHTPFGDIYISYSPDMKYWGEHRCVMKVTPFAESAWQCTKIGAGSVPILTEEGWLLFYHGVINTCNGFRYSMGAAILDAENPEKVLYRTQTYLLSPAASYELAGDVPNVIFPCAALSDDEKLAVYYGAADTVVGMAFGYKHEILDFIKNNSL
- a CDS encoding imelysin family protein, coding for MKKLNLLFYFFIAGAMTLGFTSCDDDDDDITGDGLDSKKTEVITQCVNNVIVTTYSNLADASVDLHNACATLKNNLTQDNIDAAATAWTTARKYWEQSEAFLYGAASDYNIDPHIDSWPLDQSQLDLALANETLIGNMETDGCNFDGFSTLGYGLLGFHAVEYMIFRDGDARNVDGGTDFDGEKYAALSSEELIYCAAVAEDLRNQCIRLEASWAGIDNITSAKQTILEDAELEPSMDYGKAMETAGESGNVLYKTQIAAYVQILQGASDISDEVGNTKITDPVNSGDVLDVESWYSWNSIDDFADNMRSVQYAYLGNTSSTAIDASVSTYVKSLDKTLDSEIQTAIATAISKIEAMPAPFRNNLTESASASAKAACNTVMDKLEEAITLIQE
- a CDS encoding di-heme oxidoredictase family protein gives rise to the protein MKFRYLIFMSIIISLLASCSDDDDIIGGDDDGKETELSAEWYAGGKLGTTFNISSSAYEQPTPAIENAGLEAEFKVGEGFFEDIFVTTDPSESPMGGLGPLWLRTSCIACHPGYGHGKRQTEYDSNETGNGYLLVITDNSDTYLSSLTGMPQTQAVEPFTPPVDETQITINWLSHTDEWGNTFPDGETYQLIYPEVTIPEEAFYVPLEVTKNGVTSTVPYSDIIVRLESTIGIYGSGLLDAIPDDSLKAQYIKESAHATLNPAFFAGGEWVKQYKNTKQGDGEEHPYRFTYGLTRGPLQDGPGSNAIWNITNVTRNNRRYHYMTKTYATTASQDPDVQEKFYTYFPDFNVTGNVEKDIYNYLLCDTLPVEMTDDDYSDLMVWHRGLAVPAARDLDDENVQMGKELFTEIGCASCHRPSWTTGNDDVYDPNLFFSRGDARLPNYPNQTIWPYTDLVQHRLHMENDIRTGWCRTTPLWGRGLSQICTGAADRLHDSRARNVIEAIMWHGNSQSDARWSVEKFRELSSEERNAVVAFINAI
- a CDS encoding cytochrome c biogenesis protein ResB; translated protein: MKNLKKISFGLLAIMVVVLASATIIEQLKGTSFVAHHIYGSVWFVIFWAVLAIFALFYLLKMKLQRKHIVFLLHIAFLVILLGAFITWISGKSGSIHLRQGKTSNSYIQKNGNLNELPFSIELNGFNVNYYPGTQTPQDFESRIILTDSNKKTLSETVSMNNIVSFKGYRFYQSGYDNDGLGTRLSVSHDPIGIAVTYAGYVLLLLSFVLYFFGKKSRFRELLHHPLLKNTALVILLLFGTMGVRAASNNATPKVLPKDVAAEFCDLYVYYNGRICPLQTLANDFTLKLYGKSSYKNLTPEQFFTGWLFYYSSWKKQEVIKIKSKAVQNLLGIDGKYASFDDFFTNENAYQLEPELLKIFKGETVADEKGIKEADEKFNIISMLYAGELTKIFPYANSEQTLNWYATNSQLPKELDGDTYIFIRRSMDYMREMLMKKEYSNVVELTHKLKEYQTKQAGNLLPSNTAYNAEKLYNK
- the ccsA gene encoding cytochrome c biogenesis protein CcsA, encoding MLFVTIGIVGFVYFIRRLIKVKPASRPAIWVFNTIILCGFIYLTVFIALRGIVSQHFPASNGYETMQFLAWASLLVSLFLQKKLRMVLPFGLLLGGLALMVSMMGRSNPQITHLMPVLSSPLLSIHVMTIMVSYLLFAFMMFNGIAAIILRFSQNKNFFPIEQLQIISQLILYPAVFLLATGTFIGAVWANVSWGRYWGWDPKEVWALITLLIYSFPLHTRSLKRLQQPMTFHIFMVIAFFSVLFTYFGVNFLLGGMHSYAG
- a CDS encoding class I SAM-dependent methyltransferase, whose translation is MSKYKYKDIASEYDNMVKQYNWEAPEMIYKYLSMVVQKHTKMLDIGAGTGISSERFRDKQVEIYELDNSNELIKVCKSKGIFKEVLLIDILKDRLPYPDLTFDYVVCSGVFHFFSYLEDILRESSMC